A part of Puniceicoccaceae bacterium genomic DNA contains:
- a CDS encoding DEAD/DEAH box helicase, which translates to MKVELNRDVLVDLAGWSVLKEARVLHEAGRVKHFEWQDKLLKGEVAGAGTSFFPRLNLRSLTFAENRCNCATGRRGSVCAHAIALCLASMETPTQAEPTEMTAQASEGGEGSTPKPHSVQSLVLSESKGISARFRILLPPNLARAAPQDRIAVRIEFELASGVTCLLQQIDRGKAYQLAVWDQALAGMVESLCGGKLHSMLQLTRAQLRDLLSCVAGQPVVAWLKEREQAIPWKGDELDGVHLHLREPREAGSESRVQHGPGMQSAVAPSTASGNARRTDRLNRSTAGLQRVQVDGSPHFLAVTLPSREDPSYSEIHALLQAWRFRLEPSNGKWWLRDRHHVLNFLAEHWERFRTAFQAQFSSNFSERLRNVRFLEMTAEVIELGNGVELRITASEGISEASLRQQLARGRCYLESDANVWLLQPERLKQLELLVKRLTGDPAAESIIGFAVRGGNSDACDWQALLEDSGLNYAAPEQWTSRSAAIRNLSKLEEAPVPGQLYDRLRLYQKIGVAWMHHLYRHQLGGILADEMGLGKTIQAIALLSVIASQESAAPALVVCPAGLVGNWMRELRQFAPWLRTACHHGAARSATTDGWTAPYDVVVTSYSTLAIDRAGFAGVNWSIVIGDEAQHIKNRRTQHARSLKQLRCDGRFLLTGTPIENSVDDLFSLFEFLMPGYLNSTANPRGKSADRQWHMERMRERCAHYILRRTKTQVAPELPEKLEQVLYCDMEPEQRSLYDRIRKSSSQTLDRLQMGGVSQGQLKMAAFTELLRLRQVCADPRLVDASLDASMSCKLAAFRELLQESIDGGHRMLVFSQFVSALQLLKQELEQLDLPYAYIDGSTRDRLAEADRFNADSRIPVFLISLKAGGTGLNLTGADVVVHFDPWWNPAVEAQATDRAHRIGQTRTVTAIRLIVSGTVEEKVQLMQQEKRGLLDALFDESASLSARLRFEDIQSLLED; encoded by the coding sequence GTGAAGGTGGAGCTGAACAGGGATGTGTTGGTGGATTTGGCGGGCTGGTCCGTGCTCAAGGAGGCAAGGGTCCTGCATGAAGCGGGTCGGGTGAAACACTTTGAATGGCAGGATAAGCTCTTGAAAGGTGAGGTTGCCGGAGCCGGAACATCGTTTTTTCCTCGACTGAATCTGCGCTCCCTCACCTTTGCAGAGAACCGCTGCAACTGTGCTACAGGTCGACGGGGCAGTGTTTGCGCTCATGCCATTGCACTCTGCCTGGCGAGCATGGAAACACCGACGCAGGCAGAACCCACCGAAATGACTGCCCAGGCCAGTGAGGGTGGGGAGGGCTCGACCCCAAAACCCCACTCCGTGCAATCCCTGGTGCTCTCCGAAAGCAAGGGCATTTCCGCACGATTCCGAATCTTGCTGCCTCCCAACCTTGCGAGGGCCGCCCCGCAGGATCGAATCGCCGTTCGCATCGAGTTTGAGCTGGCTTCCGGCGTGACTTGCCTGCTGCAGCAGATCGACCGTGGCAAGGCGTATCAGCTTGCTGTATGGGATCAGGCCCTTGCGGGCATGGTGGAATCGCTTTGTGGTGGCAAGCTACACTCCATGCTGCAGCTGACGCGTGCGCAGCTGCGGGATCTGCTCAGCTGTGTTGCTGGCCAACCCGTTGTCGCCTGGCTGAAAGAGCGCGAGCAGGCGATCCCGTGGAAGGGCGACGAACTTGATGGGGTGCACCTGCACCTGCGGGAACCCAGGGAAGCAGGGTCTGAGAGCAGGGTGCAGCACGGTCCAGGCATGCAAAGTGCCGTTGCACCTTCCACCGCCTCTGGGAATGCGCGTCGCACGGATCGTCTAAACCGATCCACTGCCGGACTGCAACGCGTCCAGGTTGATGGTTCTCCTCATTTTTTGGCAGTGACACTTCCCTCGCGTGAAGATCCTTCCTATTCTGAAATTCATGCCCTGCTGCAGGCCTGGCGTTTTCGGCTTGAGCCGAGCAATGGGAAGTGGTGGTTGCGCGACCGACACCACGTGTTGAACTTTCTCGCTGAGCACTGGGAACGTTTTCGCACTGCGTTTCAGGCGCAGTTCAGCAGCAATTTTTCGGAGCGTCTGCGGAACGTGCGGTTTTTGGAAATGACTGCGGAGGTGATCGAGCTGGGCAACGGGGTGGAACTTCGCATCACCGCTAGTGAAGGGATATCCGAGGCATCCTTGCGGCAACAGCTCGCGCGTGGGCGCTGCTATCTCGAGTCCGATGCCAACGTGTGGCTGCTCCAGCCGGAGCGACTGAAGCAGCTGGAGTTGCTCGTCAAGCGCTTGACTGGTGACCCTGCAGCGGAGTCTATCATCGGATTTGCAGTTCGCGGTGGAAATTCCGACGCCTGTGACTGGCAGGCGCTGCTTGAGGACTCCGGCCTCAACTACGCGGCACCGGAGCAGTGGACTTCCCGCAGCGCGGCGATCCGCAACCTGTCGAAACTTGAAGAGGCTCCGGTTCCTGGGCAGCTCTATGATCGCTTGCGACTCTACCAGAAAATCGGTGTGGCCTGGATGCACCACCTCTACCGTCACCAGTTGGGTGGCATCCTCGCCGATGAAATGGGCCTGGGGAAAACCATCCAGGCCATCGCGCTGTTGTCGGTGATCGCTTCGCAGGAGTCTGCAGCACCTGCGCTGGTGGTTTGTCCGGCCGGACTCGTGGGCAACTGGATGCGCGAGCTTCGCCAGTTTGCGCCCTGGCTGCGCACAGCGTGCCACCATGGCGCGGCCCGTAGTGCAACCACTGACGGGTGGACGGCTCCCTATGATGTTGTCGTGACCTCCTATTCCACCCTCGCCATCGATAGGGCTGGATTTGCTGGAGTGAACTGGTCCATTGTGATCGGAGATGAGGCACAGCACATCAAAAACCGTCGCACCCAGCATGCCCGTTCGCTCAAGCAACTTCGGTGTGACGGGCGTTTTCTGCTGACCGGAACACCGATTGAAAACAGTGTTGACGACCTCTTTTCGCTCTTTGAGTTCCTCATGCCCGGCTATTTGAACTCCACTGCAAACCCACGCGGGAAGTCCGCAGATCGACAGTGGCACATGGAACGCATGCGTGAGCGTTGCGCCCACTACATCCTGCGGCGCACCAAAACACAGGTGGCACCCGAACTGCCCGAGAAACTGGAGCAGGTGCTCTATTGTGACATGGAGCCGGAACAGCGCTCACTCTATGATCGCATCCGCAAATCGTCCTCGCAGACGCTTGACCGTCTGCAAATGGGCGGAGTGTCGCAGGGGCAACTCAAGATGGCGGCATTCACGGAGCTGCTGCGACTGCGTCAGGTCTGCGCCGACCCACGCCTGGTTGACGCATCGCTGGATGCATCGATGTCGTGCAAGCTAGCTGCGTTTCGGGAGCTGCTGCAGGAGTCCATTGATGGTGGACACCGCATGCTCGTGTTTTCCCAGTTCGTTAGTGCACTGCAACTGCTCAAGCAGGAACTGGAGCAGCTGGATCTGCCCTACGCCTACATCGACGGCAGTACGAGGGATCGCCTCGCAGAGGCCGACCGCTTCAATGCGGATTCTCGGATCCCTGTGTTCCTGATTTCGCTCAAGGCAGGGGGCACAGGACTCAATCTCACGGGTGCGGATGTTGTTGTGCATTTTGACCCCTGGTGGAACCCTGCCGTCGAGGCGCAGGCGACGGACCGCGCTCACCGTATCGGGCAGACGCGCACCGTTACCGCAATCCGCCTCATTGTCAGTGGCACGGTCGAAGAAAAGGTACAGCTGATGCAGCAGGAAAAACGGGGTTTGCTTGACGCGCTCTTTGACGAAAGTGCCAGCCTGAGTGCCCGGCTTCGTTTCGAAGACATTCAATCACTTCTCGAGGATTGA